One genomic region from Agelaius phoeniceus isolate bAgePho1 chromosome 25, bAgePho1.hap1, whole genome shotgun sequence encodes:
- the CDKN1A gene encoding cyclin-dependent kinase inhibitor 1, which produces MPLSQSRAGQSPCSTKACRNLFGPVDHEQLQQDFEDQMKQQLEEAQQRWNFNFETETPLEGPFKWERMLVAEQPPQQVHSLVRAVISSDSRSSLATRVPPKERVGRICPEEAQQSSKVCRAGSLQKRGQTTIKDFYSAKRRIVPARPRP; this is translated from the exons ATGCCgctgtcccagagcagggctgggcagagcccctgcagcaccAAAGCCTGCAGGAACCTCTTTGGCCCTGTGGACCacgagcagctccagcaggacttTGAGGACCAGATGAAACAACAGCTGGAAGAAGCTCAGCAGCGCTGGAACTTCAACTTTGAGACAGAGACTCCCCTGGAAGGGCCCTTCAAGTGGGAGAGGATGCTGGTGGCTGAGCAGCCGCCCCAGCAGGTTCACAGCCTGGTCAGGGCTGTCATCAGCAGCGacagcaggagctccctggcCACCAGGGTCCCCCCCAAGGAGCGTGTTGGCAGGATTTGCCCCGAGGAGGCTCAGCAGAGCTCGAAGGTTTGCAGGGCTGGTTCCCTGCAGAAACGTGGGCAGACCACAATCAAAG ACTTCTACAGTGCCAAGAGGAGGATtgtccctgcccggccccggccgtga